The following proteins come from a genomic window of Cronobacter muytjensii ATCC 51329:
- a CDS encoding DUF3820 family protein → MEKEQLVAIANTDMPFGKYKGRRLIDLPEEYLLWFARKDEFPAGKLGELMAVTLLIKTEGLAHLVQPLKKP, encoded by the coding sequence ATGGAAAAAGAGCAGCTCGTCGCTATCGCCAACACGGACATGCCGTTTGGCAAATACAAAGGCCGCCGGCTTATCGATTTGCCGGAAGAGTATCTGCTGTGGTTTGCCCGCAAAGATGAATTTCCTGCCGGTAAGCTGGGCGAACTGATGGCGGTGACGCTTTTAATCAAAACCGAAGGGCTGGCACATCTCGTTCAGCCGCTAAAAAAACCGTAA
- a CDS encoding FlxA-like family protein: MSTTITASTPSVQTSSSSASSGNDLASQIARLTQQINKLTTKLKDLAASEGSAEEKQKQQQLIQNQIKMLQAQLAQLQREQAEKAQQKQESKQVESVKQASGNHQIDIYV, translated from the coding sequence ATGTCGACTACCATTACCGCTTCCACCCCGTCTGTCCAGACAAGCAGCAGCAGTGCGTCAAGCGGCAACGATCTGGCTTCACAGATTGCTCGCCTGACACAGCAAATCAATAAGCTCACGACCAAGCTTAAAGATCTTGCCGCCAGCGAGGGCAGTGCGGAAGAAAAGCAAAAACAGCAGCAACTTATTCAAAATCAGATCAAAATGCTTCAGGCGCAGCTGGCACAGTTACAGCGCGAGCAGGCTGAAAAAGCGCAACAAAAGCAAGAAAGCAAACAGGTGGAATCCGTAAAACAGGCTTCCGGCAACCACCAGATTGATATTTACGTATAA
- the gltX gene encoding glutamate--tRNA ligase — MKIKTRFAPSPTGYLHVGGARTALYSWLFARHEGGEFVLRIEDTDLERSTPEAIEAIMDGMNWLSLEWDEGPYFQTKRFDRYNAVIDEMLAAGTAYKCYCSKERLEALREEQMAKGEKPRYDGRCRHSHEHHADDEPCVVRFANPQDGSVVFDDQIRGPIEFSNLELDDLIIRRTDGSPTYNFCVVVDDWDMEITHVIRGEDHINNTPRQINILKALGAPVPLYAHVSMINGDDGKKLSKRHGAVSVMQYRDDGYLPEALLNYLVRLGWSHGDQEIFTREEMIKLFSLGAVSKSASAFNTDKLQWLNHHYINTLAPEYVATHLQWHIEQENIDTRNGPQLADLVKLLGERCKTLKEMAQTCRYFYEDFSEFDADAAKKHLRPVARQPLEVVRDKLAALTDWTAENVHHAIQATADELEVGMGKVGMPLRVAVTGAGQSPGLDVTVHAIGKSRSVERINKALAFIAERENQQ, encoded by the coding sequence ATGAAAATCAAAACCCGCTTCGCGCCCAGCCCGACAGGCTATCTGCATGTCGGCGGCGCCCGTACCGCGCTTTATTCCTGGCTTTTCGCCCGCCATGAGGGCGGCGAATTCGTGTTGCGTATTGAAGATACCGATCTTGAGCGCTCCACGCCGGAAGCTATTGAAGCCATTATGGATGGAATGAACTGGCTGAGCCTGGAGTGGGATGAGGGTCCGTATTTCCAGACCAAACGTTTCGATCGCTATAACGCGGTTATTGATGAAATGCTGGCGGCGGGTACCGCCTATAAATGTTACTGCTCAAAAGAGCGTCTTGAAGCGCTGCGCGAAGAGCAGATGGCGAAGGGCGAGAAGCCGCGCTACGACGGCCGTTGCCGCCACAGTCATGAACATCACGCGGACGATGAGCCTTGCGTGGTGCGTTTTGCCAACCCGCAGGACGGTTCTGTGGTATTTGACGATCAGATCCGCGGCCCGATTGAGTTCAGCAACCTTGAGCTTGACGATCTGATCATTCGCCGTACTGATGGTTCTCCGACCTACAACTTCTGTGTGGTGGTCGACGACTGGGATATGGAAATTACGCACGTCATTCGCGGCGAAGACCATATCAACAACACGCCGCGTCAGATCAACATTCTGAAAGCGCTGGGCGCGCCGGTGCCGCTGTATGCGCACGTTTCTATGATCAACGGCGATGACGGTAAAAAACTCTCCAAACGTCACGGCGCGGTCAGCGTAATGCAGTATCGCGATGACGGCTATCTGCCGGAGGCGCTGCTGAACTATCTGGTGCGTCTGGGCTGGTCCCATGGCGATCAGGAGATCTTCACCCGTGAAGAAATGATCAAACTCTTCTCCCTGGGAGCGGTCAGCAAGTCGGCGAGCGCGTTCAATACCGATAAACTGCAGTGGCTAAACCATCACTACATCAATACGCTGGCGCCGGAATATGTGGCCACGCACCTGCAGTGGCATATCGAGCAGGAAAATATCGACACCCGCAACGGCCCGCAGCTGGCGGATTTGGTGAAACTGCTGGGCGAGCGCTGCAAAACGCTTAAAGAGATGGCGCAGACCTGCCGCTATTTCTATGAAGACTTCAGCGAGTTTGATGCCGACGCGGCGAAAAAACATCTGCGCCCGGTGGCGCGTCAGCCGCTGGAAGTGGTGCGCGATAAGCTTGCCGCTCTGACCGACTGGACCGCCGAAAACGTGCATCACGCCATTCAGGCGACCGCCGATGAGCTGGAAGTGGGCATGGGGAAAGTGGGTATGCCGCTGCGCGTCGCGGTCACTGGGGCAGGGCAGTCGCCGGGCCTGGACGTGACCGTCCATGCGATCGGTAAATCCCGAAGTGTGGAACGTATCAACAAAGCGCTGGCCTTTATCGCCGAGCGCGAAAATCAGCAGTAA
- a CDS encoding YfeC-like transcriptional regulator, with protein MNRFTRWMTAGELGELSGYTAQTISGWARKYGWKRIPLKGRKGGALLILITQQVYDYFLATDKLRYSAHLYSRVEESETPYVTWDNEMMAQFIRTLEMMSPQEQARLSELINQEGKTGLVKRLGLNDEK; from the coding sequence ATGAATCGATTTACACGCTGGATGACGGCAGGCGAACTGGGCGAACTGAGCGGCTATACCGCACAGACCATTAGCGGCTGGGCGCGCAAATATGGCTGGAAGCGCATTCCGCTTAAAGGTCGTAAAGGCGGCGCCTTGTTAATTCTTATTACGCAGCAGGTGTATGACTATTTTCTCGCCACCGATAAACTGCGCTATTCAGCGCATCTCTATAGCCGCGTCGAAGAGAGCGAGACCCCTTACGTGACATGGGATAACGAAATGATGGCCCAGTTTATCCGTACGCTGGAGATGATGTCGCCGCAAGAGCAGGCGCGCTTAAGCGAACTGATTAATCAGGAAGGCAAGACCGGGCTGGTGAAACGGCTGGGACTTAACGACGAGAAGTAA
- a CDS encoding YfeC-like transcriptional regulator, producing MVKDRMTPDELAHYTGYSRQTINKWVRKEGWHTSPKPGVQGGKARVIHVDEQVLTFIRSARRASENAASYTATVEAPLENLLLNSLREMSQSEQKQLTSLLLREGIAGMLQRLDIRHTD from the coding sequence ATGGTCAAGGACCGGATGACCCCGGACGAACTGGCGCATTACACCGGCTATAGTCGTCAGACGATCAATAAATGGGTACGTAAAGAAGGCTGGCACACCTCACCGAAACCCGGCGTACAGGGCGGCAAAGCGCGTGTCATTCATGTTGACGAGCAGGTGTTGACGTTTATCCGCAGCGCTCGTCGCGCCTCAGAAAATGCGGCGAGTTATACGGCGACCGTTGAAGCGCCGCTGGAGAATCTGCTGCTGAACTCCCTGCGAGAAATGAGCCAGTCTGAGCAGAAACAACTGACCTCACTCCTGCTGCGCGAAGGCATTGCCGGCATGTTGCAGCGTCTGGATATTCGCCATACGGATTAA
- a CDS encoding EAL domain-containing protein: MNYRHGLRKSGIALLLCVLLLPLARGLSPKAIVDGEGIYLTYLPLSLMLAMIYLFGRYALIPQAISLLLFYGWFFPLNSLQLLAFVFSFLGPLILVCGIGRALQGPRWRFAVARKGTGLRLFLVGLIVPCLIKLLMIFSGYYLDYPEAIASYFGESSSFYSIVTVQGLMAASAIFVDIFYYPLRMALSPAFARALWRRCVIPLMAPEKKLLVMCWFATVIVLLTLFTLPFKLFLISVYTLPVIFVLFTAGIFLIGPVLITLLWSVSLLLLLASNHSFLPPDKTGFLLAFMLSIFISFTVSMRFMTVIFNKNEWMKRQYRMLAFTDPLTRLPNLRALERHLQNASAGALCCLRVANLEFLSRHYGLMMRIQCKKEVTAQLQPWLNPGEKIFQLPESDLLIYLTGPEPQDRLRHMVDLLNSKRIQWNGAQLELDYSAAWAPLHQAPEELYRTIGQLSYLAEFASLSEPVVALESRGEGISGQTSEPVLMLQKVKRALAGGGVTLFAQPIRNAQGEGYAEILARLNCDGELILPDKFIPLIARFNLSARFDMQVLEKLLRYLHAHPQTRPGARFSVNLMPLTLQQQGIAQQAIALFERYGVPVSAVILEVTEEQALSGSENTIQNIALLQERGFCIAIDDFGTGYANFERLKNLQADIIKIDGCFVRNVVSNPFDALVVKSICDLAKARSLTVVAEFVETPAQRDLLFSLGVEYIQGYLPGRPEPLERKA, encoded by the coding sequence ATGAATTATCGCCACGGTTTGCGTAAGTCAGGCATCGCGTTATTGCTGTGCGTCCTGTTGTTGCCGCTAGCGCGAGGGTTATCGCCGAAAGCCATCGTCGATGGCGAAGGCATCTATTTAACGTATTTACCGCTCAGCCTGATGCTGGCGATGATTTATCTTTTCGGCCGCTACGCGCTTATCCCGCAGGCGATCTCTTTATTACTTTTCTACGGCTGGTTTTTTCCATTAAATAGTCTCCAGCTGCTGGCGTTTGTATTTAGTTTTCTCGGGCCGTTAATTCTGGTCTGCGGCATAGGCCGCGCGTTGCAGGGGCCGCGCTGGCGTTTTGCGGTCGCCCGCAAAGGCACCGGGTTGCGCTTGTTTCTGGTCGGCCTCATCGTGCCGTGCCTGATTAAGCTGCTGATGATTTTTTCAGGCTATTACCTTGATTATCCAGAAGCTATCGCGTCTTATTTTGGCGAAAGCTCCTCTTTTTACAGCATCGTCACGGTGCAGGGGCTTATGGCGGCCTCGGCGATTTTCGTTGATATCTTTTATTATCCGCTTCGTATGGCGTTAAGCCCGGCGTTCGCCCGCGCCTTATGGCGCCGCTGCGTTATTCCGCTCATGGCGCCTGAAAAGAAACTGCTGGTGATGTGCTGGTTCGCGACGGTTATCGTGCTGCTGACCTTATTCACCCTGCCGTTTAAGTTATTCTTAATTTCGGTCTACACGCTCCCGGTAATTTTCGTTTTATTTACCGCTGGGATTTTCCTTATCGGACCGGTCCTCATTACATTGCTATGGTCAGTGTCGTTATTATTGTTGCTCGCCAGCAATCACAGTTTTTTGCCCCCGGATAAAACCGGTTTTCTGCTGGCGTTCATGCTCTCTATTTTTATTTCCTTTACGGTTTCCATGCGCTTCATGACGGTCATTTTTAACAAGAATGAGTGGATGAAACGCCAGTACCGCATGCTCGCTTTTACCGATCCGCTCACCCGGCTGCCAAACCTGCGCGCGCTGGAGCGGCACCTGCAAAACGCGTCAGCCGGGGCGTTATGCTGCCTGCGGGTCGCGAACCTTGAATTTCTCAGCCGCCACTACGGCCTGATGATGCGCATTCAGTGCAAAAAAGAGGTGACGGCGCAGCTTCAGCCCTGGCTGAACCCTGGCGAGAAGATTTTCCAGCTACCGGAGAGCGATTTACTGATCTATCTGACCGGCCCGGAGCCGCAGGACCGGCTGCGGCACATGGTGGATCTGCTTAACAGCAAACGTATTCAGTGGAACGGCGCGCAGCTTGAGCTCGACTACAGCGCTGCCTGGGCGCCGCTGCATCAGGCCCCGGAGGAACTTTACCGTACTATCGGGCAACTGAGCTATCTGGCGGAGTTTGCCAGCCTCAGTGAGCCTGTAGTGGCGCTGGAGAGCCGCGGCGAAGGGATTTCCGGGCAAACCAGCGAGCCGGTGCTGATGCTGCAAAAGGTGAAGCGCGCGCTGGCCGGCGGCGGCGTCACGCTGTTCGCGCAGCCGATACGCAACGCGCAGGGAGAGGGCTATGCCGAGATCCTGGCGCGTCTGAATTGCGACGGTGAGCTCATCTTACCCGATAAATTCATTCCGTTAATCGCCCGCTTTAACCTCAGCGCGCGCTTTGATATGCAGGTACTGGAAAAACTTCTCCGTTACCTTCACGCGCACCCACAGACGCGCCCCGGCGCGCGCTTCTCTGTCAACCTGATGCCGCTGACGCTGCAACAGCAGGGGATCGCGCAGCAGGCTATCGCACTGTTTGAACGTTATGGGGTGCCAGTCAGCGCGGTTATTCTGGAGGTGACGGAAGAGCAGGCGCTCTCCGGCTCGGAAAACACCATACAAAATATCGCGCTGCTGCAGGAGCGCGGGTTTTGCATCGCGATTGACGATTTCGGCACCGGCTATGCCAATTTTGAGCGGCTTAAAAATTTACAGGCCGATATCATCAAAATCGATGGCTGCTTTGTGCGTAATGTGGTGAGTAATCCCTTTGACGCGCTGGTGGTGAAATCCATTTGCGATCTGGCGAAGGCCCGCTCGCTGACCGTCGTGGCGGAATTTGTCGAAACCCCGGCGCAGCGGGATCTGCTGTTTTCGCTGGGCGTGGAGTATATCCAGGGCTACCTGCCGGGAAGGCCAGAACCGCTGGAGCGCAAGGCATAA
- a CDS encoding NupC/NupG family nucleoside CNT transporter — translation MSRVLHFVLALAVVALLALLVSHDRKKIRLPYIGLLLVIEVLLAWFFLNSNIGLGFVKGFADMFEKLLGFANEGTNFVFGKMNDEGLAFFFLKVLCPIVFISALIGILQHIRVLPIVIRAIGTVLSKVNGMGKLESFNAVSSLILGQSENFIAYKDILGKMSRNRMYTMAATAMSTVSMSIVGAYMTMLKPQYVVAALILNMFSTFIVLSIINPYRVENEEDLQMSNLHEGQSFFEMLGEYILAGFKVAIIVAAMLIGFIALISGLNALFAAVLGISFQGILGYIFYPVAWVMGVPANEALQVGSIMATKLVSNEFVAMMDLQKLAGTISPRAEGILSVFLVSFANFSSIGIIAGAIKGLNEEQGNVVSRFGLKLVYGSTLVSVLSASIAALVL, via the coding sequence ATGTCCCGCGTTCTTCATTTCGTTTTGGCGCTCGCCGTTGTAGCGCTGCTTGCTTTGCTGGTAAGTCACGACCGCAAAAAAATTCGTCTGCCTTATATTGGCCTGCTGCTGGTTATTGAAGTGCTGCTGGCCTGGTTCTTCCTTAATTCCAATATCGGTCTGGGCTTTGTTAAAGGCTTTGCCGATATGTTTGAAAAACTGCTCGGCTTTGCTAATGAAGGGACAAACTTCGTCTTTGGCAAAATGAATGATGAAGGCCTGGCATTTTTCTTCCTGAAAGTGCTTTGCCCTATCGTCTTTATCTCTGCGTTAATCGGTATTCTGCAGCACATTCGCGTACTGCCGATTGTTATCCGGGCTATCGGTACGGTTCTCTCGAAAGTGAACGGTATGGGTAAACTGGAATCCTTCAACGCGGTAAGCTCGCTGATTCTGGGACAGTCAGAAAACTTTATCGCCTATAAGGATATTCTCGGCAAAATGTCGCGTAACCGCATGTACACCATGGCCGCGACAGCGATGTCTACCGTGTCCATGTCGATTGTCGGCGCGTACATGACCATGCTGAAACCGCAGTACGTGGTAGCCGCGCTGATCCTGAACATGTTCAGCACCTTTATCGTCCTCTCCATCATCAACCCATATCGCGTTGAAAATGAAGAAGATTTGCAGATGTCTAACCTGCACGAAGGGCAAAGCTTCTTCGAAATGCTGGGCGAGTACATTCTGGCAGGCTTCAAAGTGGCGATTATCGTGGCCGCGATGCTGATTGGCTTTATCGCGCTGATTTCCGGTCTGAACGCACTGTTCGCCGCCGTACTTGGCATCTCCTTCCAGGGCATTCTGGGTTACATCTTCTACCCGGTGGCCTGGGTGATGGGCGTGCCGGCAAACGAAGCGTTGCAGGTGGGCAGTATTATGGCGACCAAACTGGTGTCCAACGAATTCGTGGCGATGATGGATCTGCAGAAACTGGCAGGCACTATCTCTCCGCGCGCGGAAGGCATCCTGTCTGTGTTCCTGGTTTCCTTTGCTAACTTCTCATCTATCGGCATTATTGCTGGCGCTATCAAAGGCCTGAATGAAGAACAGGGCAACGTGGTATCCCGCTTCGGCCTGAAGCTGGTCTATGGCTCAACGCTTGTGAGCGTGCTCTCAGCCTCTATTGCCGCACTCGTGCTGTAA